A single region of the Diadema setosum chromosome 14, eeDiaSeto1, whole genome shotgun sequence genome encodes:
- the LOC140237729 gene encoding cholinesterase-like, producing the protein MQLLWTLLAIFAIFEPLNAENPRVTVKEGTLVGKTVTFSENKFINKTRDVDVFLGVPYAAPPERFAPPTSMTSWEGERNATEFEVVCQQGVFDFFPPVEKMSEDCLYLNVFAPNPKMNGTAVMVFIHGGSFSMGTAMTAEFSGVPLVSVGDVIIVTINYRLNIFSFFTTADEEAPGNVGMLDQVAALKWVYTNIEAFGGDKDRITIFGVSAGSGSVSFHLLSKLSRPYFSHAIMESGTAVADWAFNDLDRELEQSRAVGVAMNCSTSSSEALVECLREKDANKLRETAEMVYIGGYQVTLDGTFLEDTPKNLYSKGDFAHVPIIAGFNKDEGTFLLYGPFPDYRGSETPPPYDRAAYLAAIQFQLAFYNGLDDAIIYDSVDQEYTDWSIADDITADYFDSVVDFFGDLMFVCPTDYITRAHAAHGGPVYQYFMTHVPTKSFYEYEGIAPNTPWLGAAHGEEMTFVFGVPFIDELYHVKGHNMTEEENALSVMMMQFWTNFAKTGNPSKPSMDSDPWEGQYTWPEYTIPELTYKEIAIGLPTGRAVRARQCHFWNHYFPSLVAFTDDISDIEKEWRESYNDWKTEMTAWQQAFEEYKNEPTCS; encoded by the exons ATGCAGCTATTGTGGACTTTGTTGGCAATTTTTGCCATTTTCGAGCCACTGAATGCTGAGAATCCAAGAGTTACGGTGAAAGAAGGAACTCTGGTAGGAAAGACGGTTACTTTCAGTGAAAACAAGTTCATCAACAAGACTCGAGATGTCGACGTTTTCTTG GGGGTGCCTTATGCGGCCCCTCCTGAAAGATTCGCCCCACCCACAAGTATGACGTCATGGGAAGGAGAGAGGAACGCTACAGAATTTGAAGTTGTCTGTCAGCAAGGTGTATTTGACTTTTTCCCTCCTGTCGAGAAGATGTCAGAAGACTGTCTGTATTTGAACGTGTTTGCTCCTAATCCAAAG ATGAACGGCACGGCGGTCATGGTCTTTATTCATGGTGGCAGCTTCTCCATGGGAACCGCGATGACAGCGGAATTTAGTGGCGTCCCATTGGTTTCTGTTGGTGACGTCATAATTGTAACTATCAACTACCGCctgaacattttttcttttttcaccacAG CTGATGAAGAAGCTCCTGGTAATGTTGGTATGCTGGATCAGGTGGCAGCTCTCAAGTGGGTCTATACTAACATTGAAG CCTTCGGAGGAGACAAGGACAGAATCACAATTTTTGGAGTGAGCGCTGGATCTGGAAGCGTCAGCTTTCACCTCCTCTCAAAACTGAGTCGACCTTATTTCAGTCATGCAATCATGGAG AGTGGGACGGCAGTGGCTGACTGGGCTTTCAACGATCTAGATAGGGAGCTTGAGCAGTCGAGAGCTGTGGGCGTGGCCATGAATTGCAGCACGTCGAGTTCTGAGGCTCTGGTGGAATGTCTCAGAGAGAAGGATGCCAACAAACTGAGAGAGACCGCCGAGATG GTATATATTGGAGGGTATCAAGTGACTCTGGACGGTACGTTTCTCGAAGATACACCAAAAAACCTCTACAGCAAAGGGGACTTTGCCCATGTACCAATCATTGCCGGCTTCAACAAGGATGAGGGGACTTTCTTATTATACGGACCTTTTCCCGACTACAGGGGTAGCGAAACACCGCCCCCTTACGACCGAGCTGCCTACCTTGCAGCGATTCAATTCCAGCTGGCTTTCTACAACGGTCTGGATGATGCCATCATATACGACTCTGTAGATCAGGAGTATACCGACTGGAGTATTGCAGACGACATTACTGCGGATTACTTCGACTCCGTGGTGGATTTCTTTGGAGATTTGATGTTCGTTTGTCCAACTGATTACATCACTAGAGCACATGCAGCACACGGCGGGCCCGTCTATCAGTACTTCATGACCCACGTACCTACAAA GAGCTTCTATGAGTACGAAGGAATTGCTCCCAACACTCCTTGGCTTGGCGCAGCACATGGAGAAGAAATGACTTTTGTGTTTGGCGTCCCTTTCATTGATGAGCTGTACCACGTCAAAGGACACAACATGACTGAAGAGGAAAACGCCCTCTCCGTTATGATGATGCAATTCTGGACCAACTTTGCCAAGACCGG AAATCCCAGTAAGCCGAGCATGGATTCAGACCCGTGGGAAGGACAGTACACCTGGCCAGAGTACACGATCCCTGAACTCACATACAAGGAGATAGCCATAGGATTGCCAACAGGGAGGGCTGTCAGAGCCAGGCAGTGCCATTTCTGGAACCACTACTTCCCGTCGCTCGTGGCTTTTACAG ACGACATTAGTGACATTGAGAAGGAATGGCGGGAAAGTTATAATGACTGGAAGACTGAGATGACAGCATGGCAGCAGGCGTTCGAGGAATACAAGAATGAACCTACCTGCAGTTAA